The following coding sequences are from one Schizosaccharomyces osmophilus chromosome 1, complete sequence window:
- a CDS encoding alcohol dehydrogenase, whose product MPLQYVVSDTKSGFDQLKIEDTKEVQSLKPNEVQVNLKAASLNYRDLIITKGMYPLHLNLPVVPGSDGVGVVEKVGSDVDEYKPGDKVVCNFFADYVDGKPTQHGYGSALGGTVNGAFRKVGFFPAHALNHAPRNLSFEETSTLPCAAVTAWNALFGCEDKLKPGQNVLIQGTGGVSIFALQFAAAAGARTTVLSSSDEKLKIAKNLGATNLINYKTNPEWAKPALEATDNVGYHHVVEVGGEKTLGQSLDVLVLGGVISSIGFLAQEGASLNVTSLIGKILNKNAIIRGIFVGHVHMFADMIACIEANDIHPLVDKVFPFEQLREAYDYLWSQKHVGKVVLKIDS is encoded by the coding sequence ATGCCATTGCAATACGTAGTTAGCGACACTAAGAGTGGCTTTGATCAACTCAAGATCGAAGACACCAAGGAAGTTCAATCCCTTAAGCCTAATGAGGTTCAGGTAAATCTCAAGGCGGCTTCTCTCAATTACAGAGATTTGATTATTACAAAGGGCATGTATCCTCTTCATTTGAATCTTCCGGTAGTTCCCGGCTCTGATGGTGTCGGTGTTGTTGAAAAGGTCGGTAGTGATGTGGATGAATATAAGCCTGGCGACAAAGTGGTTTGCAATTTCTTCGCTGATTACGTTGACGGAAAACCAACCCAGCACGGCTATGGTAGTGCCTTGGGTGGTACTGTGAACGGTGCTTTCCGCAAAGTTGGTTTCTTCCCTGCTCATGCCCTGAATCATGCACCTAGGAACTTGAGCTTCGAAGAGACATCCACTTTGCCTTGTGCTGCCGTGACCGCATGGAACGCCTTGTTTGGTTGCGAGGATAAATTGAAACCGGGTCAAAATGTCTTGATCCAGGGTACTGGTGGTGTTTCCATCTTTGCTCTCCAATTCGCCGCTGCTGCTGGTGCTCGTACCACAgtactttcttcttccgaTGAGAAACTGAAAATTGCCAAGAATCTGGGTGCTACCAACTTGATCAATTACAAGACGAACCCCGAATGGGCCAAACCTGCTTTGGAAGCTACCGACAATGTTGGTTATCATCATGTCGTCGAAGTCGGCGGTGAAAAAACATTGGGTCAATCTTTGGATGTCTTGGTTTTAGGCGGAGTCATCAGCTCGATTGGTTTCCTTGCTCAAGAAGGTGCCAGCCTTAATGTCACCTCGTTGATTGGCAAAATTCTCAACAAGAATGCCATCATCCGTGGTATCTTTGTTGGACATGTCCACATGTTTGCAGACATGATTGCTTGTATTGAGGCAAACGATATTCACCCTCTCGTTGACAAGGTATTTCCCTTTGAACAGCTGAGGGAAGCTTATGACTACCTATGGAGTCAAAAGCACGTTGGTAAGGTTGTTCTCAAGATTGATTCTTAA
- a CDS encoding hsp16-like protein, translating into MSLQPFFDLYPFQDGLSDFLSYSPRVQRQNRVGDLSPAIDVHEGKDTVAVDVELPGVKKQDVQVHYDEGKLTISGESVNERKSESDKGNQRWSERRFGSFSRTITIPNKVDADRIEAQFNHGILSVVLPKIEESRSKKQIAIH; encoded by the coding sequence ATGTCTCTTCAACCTTTCTTCGACTTATACCCATTTCAAGACGGTCTTTCTGACTTTTTGAGTTATTCTCCTCGTGTCCAACGCCAGAATCGTGTTGGCGATTTGTCACCTGCCATTGATGTTCACGAAGGCAAAGACACGGTTGCTGTTGATGTAGAACTTCCTGGTgtcaaaaagcaagacgTACAAGTTCATTACGACGAAGGAAAGCTTACCATTTCTGGTGAATCCGTGAATGAGCGCAAGAGTGAAAGCGACAAgggaaaccaaagatggTCGGAACGTCGCTTTGGTTCCTTCTCCCGAACAATCACCATTCCAAACAAGGTAGATGCCGATCGCATTGAAGCTCAATTCAACCACGGTATTTTAAGCGTTGTCTTGCCCAAGATTGAGGAATCTCGCTCCAAGAAGCAAATCGCCATTCACTGA
- a CDS encoding SnoaL-like domain: MSVPALPAILTPALSGRDAVADALYRSVMALDTADDALFKSAFTTDAVLDVNGTIMEGYDAIYSQCYAMLTKLDTNHFLSNMRINIIEGDSKAQVTCSALSQHYRGGEGMNPGSDFLLAGGLYWVELVKDSGDGLWKMKHWTLKSTWGQGDWGILGK; encoded by the coding sequence ATGTCCGTGCCGGCACTTCCAGCTATCCTCACACCTGCCCTAAGCGGCCGCGACGCCGTCGCTGATGCCCTCTATCGCAGCGTCATGGCCTTAGACACAGCCGACGATGCTCTCTTCAAATCTGCCTTTACCACTGATGCCGTCTTGGACGTCAACGGTACCATCATGGAAGGCTACGATGCCATTTACAGTCAATGCTACGCCATGCTCACCAAATTGGACACCAACCACTTCCTTTCCAACATGCGTATCAACATCATAGAAGGAGACTCGAAGGCTCAGGTGACATGCTCTGCTCTTTCTCAACACTACCGTGGTGGAGAGGGCATGAATCCCGGCTCTGACTTTCTGCTTGCTGGTGGATTGTACTGGGTGGAGCTGGTTAAGGATTCTGGAGACGGATTGTGGAAGATGAAACACTGGACGCTAAAGTCAACTTGGGGACAAGGTGACTGGGGCATTCTTGGCAAATAG
- a CDS encoding hsp16-like protein, whose translation MSLQPFFDLYPFQDGLSDFLSYSPRVQRQDRAVDLSPAIDVHEGKDTVAVDVELPGVKKQDVQVHYDEGKLTISGKSVNERKSEGDRGNHRWSERRFGSFSRTISIPSRIDSDRIEAQFSNGILSVVLPKIEESRSKKQIAIN comes from the coding sequence ATGTCTCTTCAACCTTTCTTCGATTTATACCCATTTCAAGACGGTCTTTCCGACTTTTTGAGTTATTCTCCTCGCGTTCAACGCCAGGATCGTGCTGTTGATTTGTCACCCGCCATTGATGTTCACGAAGGCAAAGACACGGTTGCTGTTGATGTAGAACTTCCTGGTgtcaaaaagcaagacgTTCAAGTTCATTACGACGAAGGAAAGCTTACCATTTCTGGTAAATCCGTGAATGAGCGCAAGAGCGAAGGAGATCGAGGAAACCACAGATGGTCTGAGCGTCGCTTTGGTTCCTTCTCTCGAACTATCTCTATCCCCAGCAGGATCGATTCCGATCGTATTGAAGCTCAATTTTCCAATGGCATTTTAAGCGTTGTCTTGCCCAAGATTGAGGAATCTCGCTCCAAGAAGCAAATCGCCATTAATTAA
- a CDS encoding spermidine family transporter — translation MEGHQEQFPEGLTILEKETSSIMGEELQYPKSYPDVIFLVDIDKNDPQRPMNWSTVKKIVHTALYGLTTFAAQFNSTTMSPTAEHLTNVYHIGEEVATLATSLYVLGIAFGPMIFAPFSEMNGRKMGVFLPFFISIILTTGTASADSVAAIMCTRFFSGLFSGAPIVSSGDVLADLWNPSQRGTALVFYAFFVVSGADFGPIISSLLSEGSDTAWRWPLWFIVIVQSAILLVSIIMIDETYVPVIEARQARNLRLTTGNWGLHAAHERYKLDAKEFVTFHLLRPFAMLATPVAFFIALFASYVYGILYLVLTTIPYTYYQSRNWQGTVGTLPLIAMFLGLVTGGVLNIFWNKRYAKYLTKNGGKPLPEERLPLMMMTGWLMPAGIFVFAWTSYANIHWIVSFIGIFLIGVGFETIFQGCLNYLVDTFTKFAASAIAANTFTRSIFGATFPLFSRIMFQKLGIHWGGTLVGFIALGMIPIPFVFYRFGESLRQKNPYVKLVS, via the coding sequence ATGGAGGGACATCAAGAACAATTCCCTGAAGGCTTAACGATTCTCGAAAAAGAGACAAGTAGTATAATGGGAGAGGAGTTACAGTATCCAAAATCATACCCtgatgttatttttttggtcGACATTGACAAGAATGACCCTCAACGACCCATGAACTGGTCTACTGTGAAGAAAATCGTCCACACAGCTTTGTACGGACTGACAACGTTTGCTGCACAGTTCAACAGTACGACAATGTCACCTACTGCTGAACATCTGACAAACGTATACCACATCGGGGAAGAAGTGGCGACACTAGCTACGTCGCTCTATGTCTTGGGAATTGCTTTTGGCCCTATGATTTTTGCACCTTTCTCAGAAATGAATGGCAGAAAAATGGGAGtctttttgccttttttcATCTCCATAATCCTCACGACAGGTACTGCTAGTGCTGATAGTGTGGCCGCCATTATGTGCACTCGTTTCTTTTCCGGTTTGTTTTCTGGCGCTCCCATTGTTTCTTCGGGTGATGTACTGGCTGACCTTTGGAACCCATCCCAAAGAGGCACTGCTTTAGTTTTTTATGCCTTCTTTGTTGTTAGTGGTGCTGACTTTGGTCCCATCATTAGTAGCTTGCTTTCAGAAGGTTCGGATACGGCCTGGAGATGGCCATTATGGTTTATAGTGATCGTACAGTCTGCGATTTTACTTGTTAGTATAATCATGATTGATGAAACTTACGTCCCCGTAATTGAAGCTCGTCAAGCAAGAAATTTACGGTTAACCACAGGAAATTGGGGTCTCCATGCTGCTCATGAACGATACAAATTAGACGCAAAGGAGTTTGTTACCTTTCACCTTTTGCGACCTTTTGCAATGCTGGCAACTCCGGTCGCCTTTTTCATCGCCTTGTTTGCTAGTTATGTATACGGCATTCTGTATTTAGTTTTAACTACCATTCCGTATACATATTACCAGTCAAGAAACTGGCAGGGAACCGTTGGTACACTTCCCTTGATTGCAATGTTTTTGGGCTTAGTAACAGGAGGTGTGTTGAATATTTTCTGGAATAAAAGATACGCGAAATATCTGACAAAAAACGGTGGAAAACCTCTTCCTGAAGAAAGATTACCcttgatgatgatgacaGGCTGGCTTATGCCGGCCggaatatttgtttttgcttggaCTTCATATGCCAATATTCATTGGATAGTATCATTTATTGgtatatttttgattggTGTCGGATTTGAAACGATTTTCCAGGGTTGTCTTAATTATCTGGTTGATACGTTTACAAAATTTGCTGCATCGGCTATCGCTGCGAATACATTTACTAGATCAATTTTTGGAGCTACgtttcctttattttcgCGTATTatgtttcaaaagttgGGGATTCACTGGGGAGGGACTTTGGTAGGATTTATTGCTCTTGGAATGATCCCAATTCCTTTCGTGTTTTATCGGTTTGGTGAAAGTTTACGGCAAAAAAACCCATATGTGAAGCTTGTGTCTTGA